From Felis catus isolate Fca126 chromosome B4, F.catus_Fca126_mat1.0, whole genome shotgun sequence:
GAGGTCCCTTTCACTTCGTGGTGGGCTTGCTCTGGGCTCTAACACTACCCTGCCACCTCCTGGGACCTGGTGAGTCAGTCACACGTGGTGAGCAGAAGGCTGGTTAGcgttgtatatatacatttgcaAGTTGCgacaaaaatgaatttcttacTTCAAGCTGCTGCCACAATAATTAGAGAGATGATGCTGTTCTAAATGTTTTGGTTacgcttctttatttttgagagggagaaagagacagagcacgagcgggcgaggggcagagagagagggagacacagaatccgaggctccaggctctgagctgtcagcacagagccccgcgcagagctcgaactcacgaaccatgaggttatgacctgagcccaagtcactcaacagactgagccacccaggcaccccagtgctgTTCTAAATAATGGTGCTTAGTTTTATCATTGAAGAGGGAAGTCCTTTATTGCAACAGAGTCCAGAACCCTGGccccgggagggggtggggcagtaGAATGAGGGGAATCAGTCTGGAAGCAGCTTCACTGAGGTGGGTGGCTAGGGAGGTAGCAAGATAGAGTCCAGAGGCTGGGAAACCAAGGGTCTGGGGACAGAAGCTTGGAGACCCACAAGCAGGACCAGAACTTGAACTTCCAGTGCCAGCTGTCCACACTTCTGTACTGTCTTGTTTCTTCTCCCTTGGTGTTTCGGAAAGTAAATAAGGGCCTGTCCACACTTAGTCTAGGGGGCCAACATATCAGCCTAGAACTCCCTGGTCGTGGCAGTGAAACCACAGGCCAGGGATGCGCTGCCCCACCTCGCTGTGTCCTAAACCTCTGGTCCTGCCCTAGACCTTGGAGGCTGCATTTCAGCAAAAACAGGCAAACCCCTTTACACATTCCACAGAATATATCCACACCCATATACACACAGCACAGCACACCCTCCACATGCAAACACAGAACGCACACGCCCTTCGCATACTCAGCTGTGTCTATAATATAAAAAGTGCATTTAAAAGGGtggaaagcgggggggggggggcaggggggggcaaAGACCACTGTAGGGTGGGTGCAACCGTGAGTGGAACAGGAAGAGCCCACTTATCAATGCCAAGTCCTATACGATCTTGGCTTCTAGAAATTGCAGGTGTGACACACACCCAGTTACTAGAAATGGACTCTGGGCTTCTGAAGGGATGGGAAAACCAGGACTCCTTGGTCCTCAGCTGCAAAGGAATCACGATGGTAAAAAGACATCTGTGGCCACCGAGAAAATGCCATGTGCCtggctgaggaggaagaggagaggcttGGGAACTGAACTGGGTTCGAATGCCAGACCCTCCTCTTTCTAGCTGGGCCAGTTACTTGGCCCTATGTGCAAGCGGTCCTGTGATGCTATAGAAAGGAAACTGAACTCTCTCCTGATAATACCACCCAAAACCTGCTCTGCTGGCCTCGAAGGCTTTGTTGCACAGATAAAATGAAATGGGTATTTAAGAGCACGTTAATGGGCAAGGCGTCATCAGGCTTTCAGCAAAGAAGTCTCTCTGGGAACAGCCTAGAGAAGGCCAGACTTTCCTCCCCGGTGCCCCCTACTTtccaggaccccctccccccagcttctGAGTCCCAAGAGAGGCCTCCCGaccacctctcccccacctcaccccaccccaccccttaaCACGGGCTGcacacaaccaagtgggattggCAGAGCCATCTGaggctttatttgggaaaagACTCTTGAATTGGCTTTTAGCTGGGGGCAAGAGGGGGTACCCAGGGCAGTGGACTCCCCCTAAGGGTAGGCCGAGGACTGGGGCGAGGCTTAGGTGGGCCTCCCGTTCCCGATGCTCCCCTGCACAGCTCCTTCCCCCACAGGCTCTATGGCAGCCACTGGAgcggggaggctgggagagaCCACAGTGGTTGTTCACTTGGACAGGACGTCAGACGACTCGGACACCAGCTTCCCATCACGGGTCTCGATCTTCTTCACCACCACAGCCTTGGAGGAGCTGACACGGCTGGAGGAAGCAGAGCTCCCACCAGAGCCGAAGCCAGACTGCATGGCATAGCTGAGGCCAGGGCTCATGAGGCCCCCGTAGGCTGAGACCAGCCCACCTGGTCAGGGATAGAAGCAGTCACATGAGCGCACAAGGCCATGTACACATCAGGCTCCGTATCCCCTGTTCCCTGTCACTCCCTACATAGTCCGCAGGCCTGGGAAATCACCCTGCTTCGTGATTTTAGGATTACTGGGGGGAAACCAGGAGCAGAGTAGGACAGAGCTTTGAattagttatgtgaccttggacaagacaTCTGACTGcaccccagtttcctcacctgtacaaGAGGGAGACGTATAGGAGCTGGCTGAAAAggccccaccctcctgccctgcACCCCAGGGCCAGGACACTCACCTGAGTAGCCGGTGGAGGTCTTAGTGTGGATACTCAAGTTCTGCATCCCAGACTCCAGCCTGGACCCAGAAGACACACGGGACATCAGACCCAACTCCTGACCCTGGACCGTGGTTCCAGGACCACGGGACTCaattcccacccctccccatgaCAGGTCCCAGGGCTGGGGCGCCAGGGCCGCTCAGAGACCCCAACACCCACCTGCTCTCCTCGCCCTCCAGCAGCTTGCGGTAGGTGGCGATCTCGATGTCCAGGGCCAGCTTGACGTTCATGAGCTCCTGGTACTCCCGCAGCTGCCGGGCCATGTCCTGCTTGGCCCGCTGCAGGGCGGCCTCCAGCTCGGCCACCTTAGCATTGGCGTCCTTCACGGCCAGCTCCCCACGCTGCTCGGCATCAGCTACGGCGGCCTCCAGGGAAGCCCtctgtggggggcagggagaaggtaagcaggtcagggcagagcctggttatctcctccccctgcacccaccttccctttcccttttttagGGACCAGAGCCTCTCCCTGACCTAGATTAACCAACTCCACCTAGCACCAAGAAAATGCTACCAATGAGCTTCAGGAACCCAAATAGAGTGGGGCGGGGCAGTGGCTGGCGgtggtggagcacgtgactcttgatcccagggtcatgagttcaagccccacgttgggtatagagtttacttataataaataaattaaaaaaaaaaatgaaccagaatAGGGAAATCCAAGCAGTTTCCAGACTCTTCCTTGAACAAACTTCTCACCTGGGACGCCATGAAGCATCATCCCCGCCCTAACTGGGCCAGCTCTCTGCTTTCCAGACTGTGTTAAAAGCAGCAGAGCCTGACCTTACCCTGATTtacaagacaataaaataaagcaggCTTGGGAGAACCCATTCTGGACCCCAACCTGTCTGTCGCACCCCCTCTGGCCCCTGCGACGGCCCCAGGAACCTCTTCCGCGCCCTTCAGCCTCCCAGGAGCAGCCTGAGAACCTGGAAGTTCCGGTCTAGGATTCTTTCCCAGGCCCCTCACTCCCTGCTGCATTGCTCGCTGTCACCCACACATGTCCAGGGATCCTCTCCCACCGCCAGCCCAGCCCATACCTGGTTTTTGAGGCCCTCAATCTCAGCCTGGAGTCGGTTAATGTTCCGGTTCATCTCGGAAATCTCCGTCTTCGTGCGACGGAGGTCATCCCCATGCTTCCCGGCCAATGTCTGCAGCTCCTCGTACTGCAGGTATGAGGCAGGAGTGAGGCAAGTGCCCTGCTCATCtcacctcacccctgccccaccacacacacacacacacacacacgcgcacgcacacaccaCTGCCGGCCTTCTTCCAGACCTCCAGGCACACGGATATCCCTGTCTCCACAGTACCCACTCAGCAGGCCCAGCTCACAGCAGGCAAGGTCGACTTTGAAATCCTGCTCCCTCCTTAAGTACTAGGGCACAGAACCAGCCAGAGGGGAGGGCCAGCCTAGTGACCCCACTCTTCACCTTGATCTGGTACATGGTCTCAGCCTCAGCCCGGCTGCGGTTGGCGATTTCCTCGTACTGGGCCTTGACTTCGGCAATGATGCCATCCAGATCCAGGGAGCGGCTGTTGTCCATGGACAGCACCACAGACGTGTCCGAGATCTGGGACTGCAGCTCACGGATCTCCTGtagggggcaggtggggtgggggggtaaggCCCTGTCCCTGCACCCAAGAAGCCCCCTCTGGCAGAAGGGACTTCTTTAGGGAAAAAGCAGGGAGGCCAGCAACAGAGGAGAGAAGCAGGTGGAGttagagctggggagagggccaCGTTCCTGAAGAAGGAAGACATGTCAAAGACCTGAAACCTGGGGGGAAGTACAGGTGAAAGAAGATAAGGATAATAAGGCAACCTGGCTTCAGGTGAGTAACCTGAGCAGCAGCGCCCTTCCACACTCAGCTACCAGTAGTAAGCCCCTGAAGAGCTTTCTAGAAGGCCCAAAGATTCAGAACAAAggctctggggacagagcaggTTCAGGTTGTAGCTGGGTCACCACTCTGTATGAAGACCTTGGACAAGATACTTCACTCCCGAGCCTGTTTTCTCGCCTACGAAATGGGGTAATAAAGCCTCCCTCACCCTCATGCAGGGGGGGCAAAACATATAGAACCATCACGCTGGGTTATGTCAATAATTGTAATCATTCAGTTGGTGATACTCTGTCTGCTGATGcactgggggctgggaggagcctCTGACAGGGCGGGGGACCCTCAGTCCTCAGCCCCCAAGAACATACCTCTTCATACAGCTGCCTTAAGAAGTTGATCTCGTCGGTCAGCCCTTCCAAGCGGGACTCCAGCTCTACCTTGTTCATGTAAGCTTCGTCCACATCCTGGgtggtaggggaggggcagcctgAGCTGAGTGTCCACACACAACCCCAACCAGGGACACTCAATGGCCCAGACACAGAACCTCTAACCAACTGACTTTTCCACCTCACTCCATGGCCTGATTCTCCAGTCTCAGCCCCATCAACCTGTATCCCCAGCCCAAACACGTTTACCTCAGTTTCtgcagccctcctcctcctccactaaGAGGCCCTTCCATGGCCAGACCTCCATTTTCTTAACCACGTCCTAACAGCAATGTTCAGAGTTCTGTCCAAATGTACTTAAGTATCCCTCAGTCCTTGTCTATCTTTCTATGCTGTATACCTGGGAGGCACCCAAATGCCCCATTACTTGGACACATTTAGGGACAGAACCCAGAAAACCTCCTAATCCAAGTCTCTAAGCCCCGCGTCCCATGTCTGGTCGGGGAGGAGTGTTCCCTCACCTTCTTGATGAGGACAAATTCATTCTCCATGTCTGCACGTTCTTTGATCTCCTCCTCGTATCTGGTGAGGAACAGAATTAGAATCAGAGGGTGAAGGCAAAGGTGAGGTTATCCTGAGTATTTGGGGAGGCAATATCTAGGAAACTCAGTTCATGAAGGACACGAGGGCTGGTCTGGTGCTTCCGCCCCAACCAGTCAACTctttccccacccctaccccaggcTATCATCAGCCAGTGGGGAGGCCTGTGGCAGGAAACCCCTCTCTGAATCCACGTGTGCACATTGGATTAGGCATATGAAGAGGGTTAGCAGCGGGGATTGACAGGAGACCTCAGACAGAACTTTCTGGAGTGTGCTGGAAATCAAGggtaaggaaaaaataaggcCAGGGCTGCAGGTACGTACCAGAGGCCTCTCCCATCTGATGCTTACGAGGTAAATATTAACATACACCTTGTTGTCCAAATCTGGACAGTTCTGAGATCGAAAGGGGGTGGGTGCTGTTAACAATTATGCCTGGACCATGGGCATAAACCTAGACTGTCCTGGAAAGCCTGGGCCTCTGGTCACCCTAATTACATAGGACTGCACTGCCCAACAAGCAGAGGGCCCTGGGGTCTTAGGCAGGGCAGGAGGACTTCAGTCGGTAGGGGGCGGTGGGAGGGCAGCTCACTTATTCTTGAAGTCCTCCACCAGGCCCTGCATGTTGCCAAGCTCCACCTCTAGCTTCAGCTTCTCCTGGCCCAGGGTGTCCAGCTGCCGTCGGAGGTTGTTGATGTAACTCTCGAACATGTTGTCCATGTTGCTGCGAGCGGTTTTCTGCTGCTGCAGGAGGTTCCACTTGGTCTCCAGAATCTTGTTCTGCTGCTCCAGGTGCCGCACCTgcatgagggaaggagggagcaagAA
This genomic window contains:
- the KRT8 gene encoding keratin, type II cytoskeletal 8 — translated: MSIRVTQKSYKVSSSGPRGFSSLSFTSAPGSRISSALSRVGSGSSFRGGLGSSMSVVGGYGRPGGMGAITAVSVNQSLLSPLKLEVDPNIQAVRTQEKEQIKTLNNRFASFIDKVRHLEQQNKILETKWNLLQQQKTARSNMDNMFESYINNLRRQLDTLGQEKLKLEVELGNMQGLVEDFKNKYEEEIKERADMENEFVLIKKDVDEAYMNKVELESRLEGLTDEINFLRQLYEEEIRELQSQISDTSVVLSMDNSRSLDLDGIIAEVKAQYEEIANRSRAEAETMYQIKYEELQTLAGKHGDDLRRTKTEISEMNRNINRLQAEIEGLKNQRASLEAAVADAEQRGELAVKDANAKVAELEAALQRAKQDMARQLREYQELMNVKLALDIEIATYRKLLEGEESRLESGMQNLSIHTKTSTGYSGGLVSAYGGLMSPGLSYAMQSGFGSGGSSASSSRVSSSKAVVVKKIETRDGKLVSESSDVLSK